From Thermodesulfobacteriota bacterium, the proteins below share one genomic window:
- a CDS encoding RND transporter, producing MLRFLDHLPWPVLIIACLTLGLAPFTPPHLWEKLRMLAAGRLVRPIDWLDLVLHASPWLLLILKAARTLARP from the coding sequence ATGCTGCGCTTCCTCGATCACCTGCCCTGGCCGGTTCTGATCATCGCCTGCCTGACCCTGGGCCTGGCCCCCTTTACCCCGCCCCACCTCTGGGAAAAGCTGCGCATGCTCGCCGCCGGCCGCCTGGTGCGGCCCATCGACTGGCTCGATCTCGTTCTGCACGCCAGCCCCTGGCTGCTGCTCATCCTGAAGGCGGCCCGCACCCTGGCCAGGCCGTGA
- the tnpA gene encoding IS200/IS605 family transposase translates to MANTYTSLTVHIVFSTKGREPWIHAGIEQAIWGCLATIARRHGMVVHAVGGADDHVHLLLGLPATMALSRAVQLLKGGSSRWVHEALAGLEGFAWQDGYGAFSVSRALRDEAVRYVLRQREHHRLVSWPAEAQDLAVAAT, encoded by the coding sequence ATGGCCAACACGTATACCAGCCTTACCGTGCACATCGTGTTCAGCACCAAGGGGCGGGAGCCGTGGATCCACGCTGGCATTGAGCAAGCGATTTGGGGCTGCTTGGCCACTATCGCCCGCCGCCATGGGATGGTCGTTCATGCCGTTGGCGGCGCCGACGATCATGTCCACCTGCTTCTTGGCCTGCCGGCGACGATGGCGTTGAGCCGGGCTGTGCAGCTGCTCAAGGGCGGGTCCTCCCGGTGGGTCCACGAAGCCCTTGCTGGGCTTGAAGGGTTTGCCTGGCAGGACGGCTACGGGGCCTTCAGCGTCAGCAGGGCCTTGCGGGACGAGGCGGTGCGGTACGTGTTGCGGCAGCGGGAGCACCACCGGCTGGTCAGCTGGCCGGCCGAGGCCCAGGACCTGGCGGTGGCCGCCACCTGA